The following proteins are co-located in the Dietzia timorensis genome:
- a CDS encoding IMPACT family protein: protein MDAQRDSGPLLTLRRGAPALGEYEEKRSKFVCLLERVDDEEAARAVVAAQRKAYPDARHHCSAFVIDQIDTTPIVRSSDDGEPSGTAGTPMLDQLQGAGLSDVVAVVVRWFGGTKLGTGGLVRAYGNAVSEAIDAARENGLMQVVTTQCWNAQVGHEIAGRFEADIRAMDVEVLDVDYGAKVTIRIATDEIGPAGALLAALTSGGAEWQPDGVVRMERPVS from the coding sequence ATGGACGCACAGCGAGATTCCGGCCCTTTGCTCACGCTTCGGCGCGGTGCACCTGCGCTCGGCGAGTACGAGGAGAAGCGCAGCAAGTTCGTGTGCCTGCTGGAGCGCGTGGACGACGAAGAAGCTGCCAGGGCCGTGGTTGCCGCGCAACGCAAGGCGTACCCGGATGCGCGGCATCATTGCTCCGCCTTCGTGATCGACCAGATCGACACAACGCCGATCGTTCGGTCCTCCGACGACGGCGAACCGTCCGGTACTGCCGGCACGCCGATGCTCGATCAACTCCAGGGCGCGGGACTGTCCGACGTCGTCGCCGTGGTGGTGCGCTGGTTCGGCGGAACGAAACTTGGCACCGGGGGATTGGTGCGCGCCTACGGCAACGCAGTCTCAGAGGCAATCGACGCGGCTCGTGAAAATGGCCTCATGCAGGTGGTGACGACTCAGTGCTGGAATGCGCAGGTCGGACACGAAATCGCGGGGCGTTTCGAAGCGGATATCAGGGCGATGGACGTCGAAGTGCTGGACGTCGACTACGGCGCGAAGGTGACGATACGGATAGCGACCGACGAAATCGGTCCGGCAGGCGCGCTCTTGGCGGCACTCACATCCGGGGGCGCAGAGTGGCAACCGGACGGGGTGGTGCGTATGGAACGGCCGGTATCCTAG
- a CDS encoding RNA-binding S4 domain-containing protein, producing the protein MSSAKSPSGRIDAWTWAVRLFPSRTKAAAACRAGHVKVDGESVPPSHKVTPGMHVRITGPGGRVRIVEIVRVISKRVGAPEAVKCYLDHSPPPPPKEVLASIPTRERGAGRPTKKDRREIDRLRGRAD; encoded by the coding sequence CTGAGTTCGGCAAAGTCCCCGTCCGGACGGATCGACGCCTGGACATGGGCGGTGAGGCTGTTTCCCTCGCGAACCAAAGCGGCTGCGGCGTGCCGCGCCGGCCATGTGAAGGTCGATGGGGAATCGGTACCGCCGTCACATAAGGTGACGCCCGGTATGCATGTGCGCATCACCGGGCCCGGCGGACGTGTACGGATTGTTGAGATCGTCCGGGTCATCTCCAAACGGGTAGGGGCTCCCGAAGCGGTCAAATGTTATCTCGACCATTCGCCGCCACCGCCGCCGAAGGAAGTGCTTGCCTCGATTCCGACGCGCGAGCGTGGCGCAGGCCGGCCGACCAAGAAGGACCGGCGGGAGATAGACCGACTTCGCGGACGCGCGGACTAG
- a CDS encoding LppA family lipoprotein yields the protein MRRTYVFALTAALLCAGCSGESDEQPAPDPIAPPTAPLRQQDQVEQDMLAMLEEIEGSISDIAPGIEWQERDDYNDGISCNQENSMDDVAFQSPALRTLHFPDHDEWQQWMEAVGSIAEGYGYRVPDEVPDREDQNRVAYYNNAGDALRVSSSVHSGFVVDVLTECIPGAGVQS from the coding sequence ATGCGACGTACCTACGTATTTGCCCTGACCGCCGCGCTACTGTGCGCGGGGTGTTCTGGGGAGTCGGACGAGCAGCCAGCGCCGGATCCCATCGCCCCGCCGACGGCCCCGCTCCGGCAGCAGGACCAGGTCGAACAGGACATGCTCGCCATGCTGGAGGAGATCGAAGGGTCGATCTCGGACATCGCGCCCGGCATCGAATGGCAGGAACGCGACGACTACAACGACGGGATTTCGTGCAATCAGGAAAACAGCATGGACGACGTAGCTTTCCAAAGCCCTGCGCTCCGGACTTTGCACTTTCCGGATCACGACGAATGGCAACAGTGGATGGAGGCCGTCGGTTCAATTGCCGAGGGCTACGGTTACCGGGTTCCGGATGAGGTCCCGGATCGCGAGGACCAGAACCGCGTCGCCTACTACAACAATGCTGGCGATGCGCTACGCGTGTCCAGCAGTGTCCATAGCGGTTTCGTCGTCGATGTCCTCACCGAATGTATTCCCGGGGCTGGCGTCCAGTCCTAG
- a CDS encoding sensor histidine kinase, whose protein sequence is MTTGNELSITTWPQARISPPWRDRGTWVQLVVQLILFGAGISVDFGVNFADDSLWSDVLRNIGYVLVFVALIVQRYSARRGIPITAVGLVLVGISGTGTMLLAYGIVVYEAWYISAYQRRFRIWLALLAGGSLASIAMFVVRYPNGVETLDAWPQMAGMSALALVSIALGWQLGLGTRRRVRDVSELAARAELAALAERTRIAREMHDIIAHSLTAIIAQSDGGRYAARKDPAQAVTALETIGGTGREALVQMRQLLSVLREDDSRALDVAPGLTGIPSLVASAERDGLRVDFRQQGEPRAVGESAGLAIYRIVQEGLTNILKHAGRTDALVVFEWHAREMEIRIDNAPGDGLVDSAEIDGDGRGLSGIAERARVLGGSASWGESQEYRGGFTVKVRLAI, encoded by the coding sequence ATGACCACCGGGAATGAGCTGTCGATAACGACGTGGCCGCAGGCGCGTATCTCGCCGCCGTGGCGAGACCGCGGTACGTGGGTGCAACTCGTTGTGCAGCTGATCTTGTTCGGTGCCGGGATAAGTGTGGATTTCGGCGTGAACTTCGCGGATGACTCACTATGGAGCGACGTCCTGCGAAACATTGGGTATGTTCTCGTTTTCGTCGCCCTTATCGTCCAGCGGTACAGCGCTCGACGTGGCATTCCGATCACCGCGGTGGGTTTGGTGCTCGTCGGGATCTCGGGTACCGGGACGATGCTTCTCGCCTATGGGATCGTGGTTTACGAGGCGTGGTATATCAGCGCCTACCAGCGCCGCTTTCGGATTTGGCTGGCACTGCTCGCGGGCGGTTCGCTCGCGTCGATCGCGATGTTCGTCGTGAGGTACCCGAACGGGGTGGAGACGCTGGACGCCTGGCCGCAGATGGCGGGCATGTCGGCTCTCGCGCTGGTGTCCATCGCCCTCGGCTGGCAGCTCGGGCTCGGGACGCGGCGACGCGTGCGGGACGTGTCCGAGCTCGCTGCGAGGGCAGAGCTCGCCGCGCTGGCCGAGCGCACGCGTATCGCGCGTGAGATGCACGACATCATCGCCCACTCGTTGACGGCGATCATCGCGCAGTCCGATGGCGGCCGGTATGCGGCCCGCAAGGACCCGGCGCAGGCGGTCACAGCGCTGGAGACCATTGGCGGAACCGGGCGGGAGGCACTTGTGCAGATGCGCCAGCTCTTGTCCGTCCTCCGCGAGGACGACTCGCGCGCTTTGGACGTAGCGCCGGGTCTGACAGGCATTCCATCGCTGGTGGCGAGCGCCGAACGTGACGGGCTGCGCGTCGACTTCCGCCAACAGGGCGAGCCGCGAGCGGTGGGAGAGTCGGCAGGTCTTGCGATCTACCGAATCGTGCAGGAAGGTCTGACCAACATCCTCAAACACGCCGGTCGAACCGATGCGCTTGTCGTCTTCGAGTGGCATGCGCGAGAGATGGAGATCAGGATCGACAATGCGCCGGGGGATGGGCTCGTCGATAGCGCCGAGATCGACGGCGATGGCCGAGGACTCAGCGGGATCGCCGAACGCGCGCGCGTGCTCGGAGGATCGGCAAGCTGGGGAGAATCGCAAGAATATCGAGGGGGATTCACTGTGAAGGTGAGGTTGGCGATATGA
- a CDS encoding response regulator, whose translation MSGETITVGLADDQILVRAGFAMVLDSQEDIEVCWQAANGREAVDAARSTPCDVILMDIQMPELNGIDATKALVDEGVSARIVVLTTFDNDEYVIGAIAAGASGFLLKDTDPEELIDAVRTVGESAAVVSPKATARLLRQIREGIPGDGQRGAVDEEPRDSTPEAAGSTNEVESVEVRLPNLPDPLTAREVEILRLIAMGRSNTEIADELFLSLSTVKTHVGRVLAKTDSRDRVHLVLWAFRHGVVDSDGMLS comes from the coding sequence ATGAGTGGTGAGACCATAACCGTCGGGCTCGCGGACGACCAGATTCTCGTGCGCGCAGGCTTCGCAATGGTTCTCGACTCGCAAGAGGACATCGAGGTGTGTTGGCAGGCGGCAAACGGTCGCGAGGCCGTGGACGCCGCTCGATCAACGCCCTGCGACGTCATCCTGATGGATATTCAGATGCCCGAGCTCAACGGCATCGATGCAACGAAGGCGCTCGTCGACGAAGGGGTGTCCGCGCGAATCGTCGTGCTCACCACCTTCGATAACGACGAATACGTTATCGGTGCGATCGCGGCGGGTGCGAGCGGTTTCCTGCTCAAGGACACCGACCCCGAGGAACTCATCGACGCGGTGCGCACAGTCGGTGAATCGGCTGCGGTGGTGTCGCCGAAGGCCACCGCTCGTCTGCTCCGGCAGATCCGGGAAGGAATACCCGGGGATGGGCAGAGGGGAGCCGTCGACGAAGAGCCGCGGGATTCGACGCCCGAGGCGGCAGGCTCTACAAACGAAGTGGAGTCTGTGGAAGTGCGCTTGCCGAACTTGCCCGACCCTCTCACCGCGCGCGAGGTGGAAATCCTCCGGCTCATCGCCATGGGGCGCTCGAATACCGAGATCGCCGACGAACTCTTCCTGTCTCTCTCGACCGTGAAGACCCACGTCGGAAGAGTGCTGGCAAAGACGGACTCTCGTGATCGAGTGCACCTCGTGTTGTGGGCTTTCCGACACGGCGTGGTCGATTCCGACGGCATGCTCTCGTAG
- a CDS encoding ABC transporter ATP-binding protein, with translation MITVERLSKAYGSKKAINELTFTVPDATVTGFLGPNGSGKSTSMRCILGLDKPTSGRALFDGTPFADIADKSAVAGSLLDAAWFTPERSGRGHLRALAAGAGLPAGRVDDCLELVGLTDAAGKRVKGYSLGMKQRLGIAAALLGNPRHLILDEPVNGLDPEGVSWMRQTIRRLADDGCAVLVSSHLLSEMQQTADRLVVIGKGEMIGEYGLDEFLSGGASIVVASENNAVVAQKLHSMGVEVTGNADLLRAEVPAESDESELRRVIAHTCLRENIAVTHLSTETQNLEQRFLAATAASQEYRSAESTRVHEGAL, from the coding sequence ATGATCACAGTCGAACGCCTCAGCAAGGCATATGGAAGCAAGAAGGCCATCAACGAACTGACGTTCACCGTTCCTGACGCCACGGTGACGGGATTCCTCGGCCCGAATGGTTCGGGCAAGTCGACATCGATGCGCTGCATTCTGGGTCTCGACAAACCGACGTCTGGGCGCGCGCTTTTCGACGGGACGCCGTTTGCCGACATCGCGGACAAGAGCGCCGTCGCGGGATCGCTCCTTGATGCCGCGTGGTTCACCCCGGAGCGCAGCGGCCGAGGGCATTTGCGGGCACTAGCGGCGGGTGCTGGACTTCCCGCCGGTCGAGTTGATGACTGCCTCGAACTCGTCGGCCTCACCGATGCGGCAGGAAAGCGGGTAAAGGGATACTCGCTCGGTATGAAACAACGTCTCGGGATCGCAGCTGCACTGCTCGGGAACCCACGTCATCTCATTCTCGACGAGCCTGTTAACGGTCTCGACCCCGAGGGCGTGAGCTGGATGCGGCAGACGATTCGGCGCCTCGCCGATGACGGCTGCGCCGTTCTTGTCTCGTCTCATCTGCTCAGCGAAATGCAGCAAACCGCCGACCGCCTCGTTGTCATCGGTAAAGGCGAGATGATCGGCGAATACGGGTTGGATGAGTTTCTCTCCGGTGGCGCCAGCATCGTCGTCGCCAGTGAGAACAATGCAGTCGTTGCGCAGAAGTTGCACTCCATGGGTGTAGAGGTGACGGGAAATGCCGATCTGCTTCGGGCGGAAGTTCCGGCTGAATCCGACGAAAGTGAACTTCGACGAGTAATCGCGCACACGTGCTTGCGCGAAAACATCGCCGTCACCCATCTGTCGACCGAAACCCAGAACCTCGAGCAGCGATTCCTCGCCGCGACGGCAGCGAGCCAGGAATACCGCAGCGCCGAGTCCACACGCGTCCACGAAGGAGCCCTGTAA
- a CDS encoding ABC transporter permease, protein MLNALRSEVIKQATLRSTAVYFVLLIGSLFGPIVLLGLLDADQFRLGEPQPWDMLLDGFLIFAAIAVAFTASRTTSDIKNHMTAQSFVTQPGRWQSLCAKFVVLVGFVAVSFAVGAFLIVVAVMAFGGSVSGENLAPLFAALAMGVSVAAVGVGFGALVRNSIVAVALPLVWLLIGETLVQAASAQYSVLEPAGKALLTQNYVNLGGQESVGLALAVFAAWIAAFAVAGFASNQLRDVR, encoded by the coding sequence ATGCTCAACGCACTACGATCGGAAGTCATCAAGCAAGCCACTCTGCGCAGCACGGCGGTCTACTTCGTATTGCTGATCGGCAGCCTTTTCGGTCCCATCGTCCTGCTCGGACTACTCGACGCCGACCAGTTTCGCCTCGGCGAACCCCAGCCCTGGGACATGCTCCTCGACGGGTTCCTCATTTTCGCCGCCATCGCAGTCGCGTTCACAGCGTCGAGAACCACCTCGGACATCAAGAACCACATGACGGCGCAGTCGTTTGTCACCCAGCCCGGCCGCTGGCAGTCGCTCTGTGCGAAGTTCGTGGTGCTTGTCGGTTTCGTCGCCGTGTCCTTTGCGGTGGGTGCGTTCCTGATCGTCGTCGCGGTCATGGCCTTCGGTGGAAGCGTTTCCGGAGAGAACCTCGCACCCCTTTTCGCGGCATTGGCGATGGGGGTCAGCGTGGCCGCGGTCGGCGTCGGATTCGGGGCACTTGTTCGGAACTCGATCGTCGCTGTGGCGCTACCGTTGGTCTGGTTGCTCATCGGAGAGACTCTCGTTCAAGCCGCTTCGGCCCAATATTCGGTACTCGAGCCGGCAGGCAAGGCCCTTCTCACACAGAACTATGTGAATCTCGGAGGGCAGGAGTCGGTTGGTCTCGCGCTCGCCGTGTTCGCCGCGTGGATCGCGGCATTTGCAGTTGCCGGCTTCGCCTCCAACCAGCTACGGGATGTGCGCTAA
- a CDS encoding acyltransferase family protein, which produces MSAKTEQANEAETTPVKPRKQVIYRPDLDGLRGIAIAFVVFFHVWMGRVSGGVDVFLALSGFFFLGSLVRGATTPGSSLSPIQNLWRLVRRLYPVLIVVVAATVGLTMWLRPEATWTDVLTQAQATLLYYQNWELALTSQDYGAADASISPLQHLWSMSVQGQFYLIALALVLGVAALFRLVGKTPSKWLYAAIFTAICLASIWHADRGFEANQPWNYYDTWARLWELFIGGVLAIVFVGIAVPWVLRTLATIAGLTMIVTCGLLIDGVEHFPAWWAWYPVGGALLIVIFGMVPAGKKVRWYTEPIPWLLSTYPMRRLGDLGYSLYLIHWPLLIFYLALSDSPNATAVSGTVIVLVSLALAWLAERYIERPLRMKSRVNRKKSSADAAAAGSTAAAGAVAAAAGKNKDKDAKGVTAEIDAPDDEDSSAKDSDTEDSSAKDSDAEDEADEVTHESVESSKLTRAEKKAEKRSAKKAAKQEKAAAEDAGPKRTTKEKFVLVGALSTVILCGAFVAGMQSYWTATAEDRASVPEVDPLSDEQFPGARAFLEDVEARGDDYHPTPLQVGNDLPASTWDGCISDFNTEDVVSCVYGDPDADRTIALVGGSHSEHWITAFDEIGRDRGFRVVTILKMGCPLTLDGTIADDNEAMYAGCVEWTRGALESIVGLNPEFVATTATRPSGRSMPDFTPYQYIDLWKFFSEHGIQTLAIRDTPWIDHGEGPLRAGECLGESGSDPESCGMPRDASLAPDNPAILATAGMEDVHLLDFTDGLCGPVYCPAAIGNVIVYHDSHHMSSTFVRSLRNEFESQLSQATGWW; this is translated from the coding sequence GTGTCCGCGAAGACCGAGCAGGCCAACGAGGCTGAAACCACGCCCGTAAAGCCGCGCAAGCAGGTCATTTACCGTCCAGACCTGGACGGTCTCCGCGGTATCGCCATCGCTTTCGTGGTCTTCTTCCACGTGTGGATGGGCCGGGTCTCCGGCGGTGTCGATGTCTTTCTGGCGCTGTCGGGATTCTTCTTCCTCGGCTCGCTTGTGCGTGGTGCCACCACCCCCGGATCCAGCCTGTCCCCGATTCAGAATCTATGGCGACTCGTACGGCGCCTGTATCCGGTGCTCATCGTCGTGGTGGCCGCCACCGTCGGGTTGACGATGTGGCTGCGGCCTGAGGCCACGTGGACAGATGTCCTCACCCAGGCCCAGGCGACGCTGCTGTACTACCAGAACTGGGAGCTCGCGCTCACAAGCCAGGATTACGGGGCCGCCGACGCCTCGATCTCGCCGTTGCAGCACCTGTGGTCGATGTCGGTGCAAGGCCAGTTCTACCTCATCGCGCTCGCCCTGGTCCTCGGCGTCGCCGCCCTGTTCCGGCTCGTCGGTAAGACGCCGTCCAAGTGGCTGTACGCGGCGATCTTCACAGCCATCTGTCTGGCCTCGATCTGGCACGCGGACCGCGGTTTCGAGGCGAACCAGCCGTGGAACTACTACGACACGTGGGCGCGTCTGTGGGAGCTGTTCATCGGCGGCGTCCTCGCCATCGTGTTCGTGGGAATTGCCGTTCCGTGGGTGCTGCGCACGCTCGCCACCATCGCCGGCCTGACGATGATCGTCACCTGTGGCCTCCTCATCGACGGTGTCGAGCACTTCCCCGCCTGGTGGGCGTGGTACCCGGTGGGCGGCGCTCTGCTCATCGTCATTTTCGGGATGGTCCCCGCAGGCAAGAAGGTTCGCTGGTACACCGAACCGATTCCGTGGCTCTTGTCCACGTACCCGATGCGTCGGCTCGGCGATCTCGGCTACTCGCTCTACCTGATCCACTGGCCGCTTCTCATCTTCTACCTCGCACTCTCGGACAGCCCGAACGCTACTGCGGTGTCGGGCACCGTCATCGTTCTCGTCTCCCTCGCGCTGGCGTGGCTCGCCGAGCGCTACATCGAGCGCCCGCTGCGGATGAAGAGCCGCGTCAACCGCAAGAAGTCCTCTGCGGATGCCGCAGCCGCAGGATCGACGGCCGCCGCAGGAGCGGTGGCCGCGGCAGCGGGCAAAAATAAGGACAAGGATGCAAAAGGGGTGACGGCGGAGATCGACGCCCCCGACGACGAGGACTCTTCCGCCAAGGACTCCGACACCGAGGACTCTTCAGCCAAGGACTCCGACGCCGAAGACGAAGCTGACGAGGTCACCCACGAGTCGGTGGAATCCTCGAAGCTCACGCGCGCCGAGAAGAAAGCCGAGAAGAGGTCCGCGAAGAAAGCTGCGAAGCAGGAGAAGGCGGCCGCGGAAGACGCGGGGCCAAAGCGCACCACGAAGGAGAAGTTCGTCCTGGTGGGCGCGCTCTCCACCGTCATCCTGTGTGGTGCTTTCGTTGCCGGCATGCAGTCGTATTGGACCGCCACCGCAGAAGACCGCGCGTCGGTGCCCGAGGTCGACCCGCTGAGCGATGAGCAGTTCCCCGGCGCTCGGGCGTTCCTCGAGGACGTCGAGGCGCGGGGCGACGACTACCACCCGACGCCGCTGCAAGTCGGCAACGATCTACCTGCGTCGACGTGGGACGGGTGCATCTCCGATTTCAACACCGAGGACGTCGTGAGCTGTGTGTACGGCGATCCCGATGCAGATCGCACCATCGCGCTTGTCGGTGGCTCGCACTCCGAGCATTGGATTACGGCGTTCGACGAGATCGGGCGCGATCGAGGTTTCCGGGTCGTCACGATCCTCAAGATGGGCTGCCCGCTCACCCTCGACGGAACAATCGCCGACGACAACGAGGCGATGTACGCAGGTTGCGTCGAATGGACACGCGGAGCACTCGAGTCGATCGTGGGTCTCAACCCGGAGTTCGTCGCCACGACGGCGACGCGCCCCTCGGGACGCTCAATGCCGGACTTCACCCCGTACCAGTACATCGACCTGTGGAAGTTCTTCTCCGAGCACGGCATTCAGACCCTCGCGATCCGAGATACCCCTTGGATCGACCATGGAGAGGGGCCGCTTCGCGCCGGCGAGTGCCTGGGAGAGTCGGGATCGGACCCCGAGAGCTGCGGCATGCCCCGAGATGCGTCGCTGGCGCCAGATAATCCGGCAATCCTCGCCACCGCCGGCATGGAGGACGTACACCTACTCGACTTCACCGACGGGCTGTGCGGTCCGGTGTACTGCCCAGCGGCTATCGGCAATGTGATCGTCTACCACGACTCCCACCACATGTCCTCAACGTTCGTGCGCTCTCTGCGCAACGAGTTCGAGAGCCAGTTGTCCCAGGCGACCGGTTGGTGGTGA